The Bubalus kerabau isolate K-KA32 ecotype Philippines breed swamp buffalo chromosome 10, PCC_UOA_SB_1v2, whole genome shotgun sequence sequence TCTGTGTAACAGTCTTTCTAGGAAATGGGAGGGGGTGCTGTGGTCACTTTATGGGATTAATGGGATTAGAGCCTTAAATTCTTTCCTCTGTGGTCATTCTCACCTGTGCAACCAAATAGGATGCAGTGATTCTAGGCTTATTGTCCTGGAATATGGCTTGGCAAAGAAGCAGCAGATGGATGGTAGCTGAAAAGACCCAGCCCAGTGAACAGTAAGTGCTTGGTTCCCTATTTAGTTCGATACAGGGGATGGAATTGCATTTGACCATTAATTTATCAGACTCTGCTCTTGCCTTGTCTCATGACTTGCTGATATGTTTCCTGTGGTCCAGCAAGATGGATACCATTCTCATCCTTGACTTGACAATGACGTAGCTCTCCTAAACATTTCATAGCCTGGAGTGGTGGCTTCTAGTGAGGTGCTTTGATTGATCTTGTGACATGCCGTTGATTTCTGGGGTGCCAAGTAGCGACGTCCCTGTGCCTAGCTCTGTTTGGGGTTGGTAGAGGGTCAGAAGTCATAGTGACTGATGTAGTTACTTGAGAATGGAGGTGAGAATGATGGTGATTGGAGGTCTGCATCTGGTGATCGGAGTCCCCGATCAGGAAGGTCTGAGGTCACGTACCATAAAGAGAAAGCGCTGAAGGGATTTcccttgtgtgtatatgtgttagttgctcaggggTGTCGGACTCTtggcgattccatggactatagcccgccaggctcttctgtcctctgtcTACTCTGctgtttactagctgagccacctgggggtAAATCCCTCACTCTTTCTGCTCCTTGATGTCCCCATTTATCTCTGGGGGTGGCAGTGGTATTTGTCTCACGTCACTGTGTGCTGAGGGGCATGTGTGGAACAGATGTCCTCAGCCTctgagatctaatgcctgatgatctgaggtggagctgctgtaataataatagaaataaagtgcacaataaatgtaatgcattagaatcatccccaaaccatccccacccctcaccctagTCCATGGAAAAATCGTCTTCCATGAAACCCATCCCTGGCacccaaaaggttggggactgctggtgTGGAATAACTAATGAGATAATGAGTGCAGAGGGCTGTGTGAAGGTCAGTTATTGCCAGTATTATTATCTGATGGTTAGGTTTTGGGGTCCAGTGTCCTCAGGcactccccctcccaccctcaactgaaagaaaagaaggacGTGATGGTATGAGAGACAACTCAGGTGAAAGTCAAAAAGGCAAGTAAATAGAACAGGGCAGGTGATTCATTAGCAAAAGGTTTAATAATGAAAGGTGTTTCTCATCTACAGACATATTTCATGGCTGACAGAGTCTTTTAAAATACCCCAAGGGAAGCAACTCATTTACATGTTAAAGACTCACTGACACGTTTTGGAAAACTCCAGCTCCAGTCTATTTAGACACAGTTGGGCTCCTATAtcatctattttatgtttttcaattTCCACCTCTTTTATTACTGAGGACATTTGCATGAAAGCTGAGACTTGGGAATTGTATCTACATCAGTGCTGATGCCCCATTCAGAGATGGTCTCAAGGCCGGGGGAGGCCTGTCGCCTGGAGGGCCAGGCCTGGAGGGTGGTGCAACCTCAGGAGGATGGGCTTGGGAGCTGGGGCCGCGGATAACTGGGGGAACATGGCAGCCCTGGGGTTGTGATTCTTACCTGGGGACCTGTGTTGTTACTGACTCAGTACAGGTCTCACAGGTGTAGTTTATCCATCTCAGAAGGGCTCCAAATAtggggtggttagtttttatgggctgctgctgctgctgctaagtcgcttcagtcgtgtccgactctgtgcaaccccatagacagcagcccatcaggctcccccgtccctggaattctcaaggcaaaaacactggagtgggttgccatttccttctccttttatgggctaggtaatttcataggctaataagTGGGAGGATTCATTCTATTTTGGAGAAGGGGTGGGGACCTCCAGAAATTGGAAATTCCCACTCCCAACAGTcagcctcagaactgtcatggcacctgtgggtgtgtcatttagcatgtGCTAATGTATCACAATGAGcgtataatgaggctcaaggtctgctggaagtcaaatcttctgccatcttgggccTAATTGGCTCTAACTAGTTTATGTCATTTCTTTATGTCAGTTCTAACTAGCTATGCCATTCTTTTAAAgggtgtgccctgcccccttcgcTCCTGATTCACTTTGAGTGAGGTGGGCGCCACTGGAGAGTTAGAGCAGAGGAATGCATAGTTGGACTTAAGTTTCCATGTTGAAGATAGACTGGAATATTTtcactctttcattcattcagtgtgctggggtccagccctggttgatccagggaattcaaagtgGGGACAGTGTCGCCGAACTGGATACAatagttttaattaaatattaattagagacataaagagtaatagaataaggatagctcagtgagaaaattcagtggagaaaagaggctgaataacttggtttacgtggaaagctaataaaattccaaaataaggaatttgcgtcacctacgtaggctgcaggtgtcctcctgttctcccgaaggagaggagacactaaggcctccctggtcagatcttagaagccccggcataattagtaggcttgacgagcctccacgccccagatgggaattcagccagaaggtgagagaaagaacaacatggggagatcaaatttcagtgaacaaggcccgcactttattttccaaagtagtttttataccttaagttgtgcatagaggataatgggggaaggtcagcagtccttgatccttatcgaagccaggctttcaaacttatcatatgcaaaagtttaggtgatttacatcatcttctggccaggaggcctgtcaACATTTAAGATCCttttttcagaaaacttatttttccctaaaggtgattattctaaagtcaggtgccaccctccgaaagcattagataaagttgcattcctatagggcaaaggtgtgctgtgctataacaagaaaagaattaactcaagggtccaaggttacaaacattaaagctactacttacattcctatacaccaattatattaatcaatacactgccagggacacagtaggtaagggatatggaaacttagcagcaaacattggcccaacaagtgaaaaacccttcaccaatataatttctaatcaatctttaaactgctcaaaggaatctgtatttagacagtttagaacatttcatgcctctcatggttgggaggctctgaacaatcacatgtgtccagaagaacctattcaggcaggctagaggacttccaaaggagtttgtaggttgaaacactcttgtcatgcccaggaactttagTAACTGGAGCTGttagttaactctttttcatagagaggtggtgggggacagccccccataaagtcagaggtgtagatgagagcacaaagcagtaaaggaggcagactctggttttgggggtagatgctcgagaatttccagggggactcctgaggctcgatcccgcctttgcgtatggccgagcctccttcctcatgacctttgccacaggtggagttcctcacgctggctcccagcacagtgggtattctttttttttttttattagcaggtttacttattcatttatttatttgttagtgAATTCTGCCCTTTGCATCTAGTGGAAAAGCCAGACATTGGACCAGATTATTGGACATAAAAGCATTGTGCAATAAACCAGAAAGGAAGGAACAAGGAAGGCTGGAAGGTTGACTGACAAAAGGCTTCATAGAAGGTTAGTAGGGGATTGACTGTGGGAGATGAAGCTGCAAAGGTGGATGGGGATGAGAATGGGGTGGGTCTTGAATGCCTTACTAGAGAATTTGGACTTTTTGGTAGATAGTAGGGAGGTaagatagaatgtggtccactggagaagggaatagcaaaccacttcagtattcttgccttgagaatcccatgaacagtatgaaaaggcaaaatgatagggtagtgaaagaggaactccccaggtcggtaagtgcccaatatgctactggagatcagtggagaaataactccagaaagaatgaagggatggagctaaagaaaaaacaacacccagttttggatgtgactggtgatagaagcaaggtctgatgctgtaaagagcaatattgcatcagatcagatcagatcagatcagtcgctcagtcgtgtccgactctttccaaatttgctggcatattgagtgcagcattttcacagcatcatctttcaggatttggaatagctcaactggaattccatcacctctactagctttcttcgtagtgatgctttctaaggcccacttgacttcacattccaggatgtctggctctaggtcagtgatcacaccatcgtgattatctgggtcgtgaagatcttttttgtacagttcttctgtgtattcttgccatctcttcttaatatcttctgcttctgttaggtccatatcatttctgtcctttatcaagctcatctttgcatgaaatgttcctttggtatctctgattttcttgaagagatccctagtctttcccattctgttgttttcctctatttgtttgcattgatcgctgaggaaggctttcttatctcttcttgctattctttggaactctgcattcagatgcttatatatttccttttctcctttgctttacgcttctcttctttgcttttcacttctcttctttgcacagctatttgtaaggcctccccagacagccattttgcttttttgcatttcttttccatgggcatggtcttgatccctgtctcctgtacaatgtcacgaacctcattccatagttcatcaggcactctatctatcagatctaggcccttaaatctatttctcacttccactgtataatcataagggatttgatttaggtcatacctgaatggtctagtggttttccctactttcttcaatttaagtctgaatttggcaataaggtgttcatggtctgagccacagtcagctcctggtcttgtttttgctgactgtatagagcttctccatctttggttgcaaagaatataatcaatctgattttggtgttgaccatctggtgatgtccaagtgtagagtcttctcttgtgttgttggaagagggtgtttgttatgaccagtgcattttcttggcaaaactctattagtctttgctctgcttcattctgtattccaaggccaaatttgcctgttactccaggggtttcttgacttcctacttttgcattccagtcccctataatgaaaaggacatctctttttggtgttagttctaaaaggttttgtaggtcttcatagaaccgttcaacttcagcttcttcagcgttactggttggggcatagacttggattactgtgatattgaatggtttgccttggaaacaaacagagatcattctgtcgtttttgagattgcatccaagtactgcatttcagactcttttgttgaccatgatggctactccatttcttctgaaggattcctgcccacagtagtagatatatggtcatctgagttaaattcatccattccagtccatttcagttcgctgattcctagaatgtcgacattcactcttgtcatctcttgtttgaccacttccaatttgccttgattcatggacctgacattccaggttcctatgcaatattgctctttacagcatcggaccttgcttctatcaccagtcacatccacagctgggtactgtttttgctttggctccatcccttcattctttctggagttatttctccactgatctccagtagcatattgggcacctactgacctggggagttcctctttcagtatcctatcattttgccttttcatactgttcatggggttctcaaggcaagaacactgaagtggtttgccattcccttctccagtggaccacattctgttagatctctccaccatgacctgcccgtcttgggttgccccaggggcatggcttagtttcattgagttagacaaggctgtggtcctagtgtgattagattgactagttttctgtgagtatggtttcagtgtgtctgccttctgatgccctcttgcaacacctagtgtcttacttgtgtttctctttccttgggcgtggggtatctcttcacggctgctccagcaaagcacagccattgctccttatcttggacgaggggtatctcctcatcgccgcccttcctgaccttcaacatgggatagctcctctaggtcctcctgcgcccgtgcagccacggctccttggacgtggggttggtcctcccagccaccgcccctggcctcggacacGGTGTAACTCCTCTCATCGCTGCCCCTGAactcggacgctgggtatctcctctcagccgcccCCCCAACcttggacgcggggtagctcctctcggccgttcctgcaccatcacagtctggtactctctgccgctgcccctgaccttggatgtggggtaactcctcttggccgctgcccttcgggcatggggtcctcccggcttctgcccctgacttcGGACATGGGGTGGCTCCTCTTGGCCGCGCCGGTTGCAGCCGCCTGCGCTTAGCGCGCCGGTCACAGCCGGTGacctgcataggaacctggaatgtcaggtccacgaatcaaggcaaattggaagtagtcaaacaggagatggcgagagtgaacattgacattctaggaatcagcgaactaaaatggaccggaatgggtgaatttaactcagatgaccatcatatctactactgtgggcaggaatcccttagaagaagtggagtagccatcatggtcaacaaaagagtctgaaatacagtacttggatgcaatctcaaaaatgacagaatgaccctTTCCCGGAGCCGGTGGCGGGGCTTGGCGTCTCGCTTCTCTCCTTCCCCCGTTCACCCGGCCTTCCGAGGGGCACCTGCGCAGGAGTCTGAAAAATCCTTTTGCAGAGTTCTAGGATGGAAACTGAAGGGTATCCAGAGATGCAAAGAGATGGAGAAGTCCAGAATGATGAAATAAGGTCACCACCAAATGAGAGGATGGCTGAGGAGCCAGAAGGCATCCTGATAGCGCCGCCCCAGGTCCAGGTTCCGCCAGAGAGCCTGGATGAAGACTCTGAAGATGACCTGGAGACCGTGCCCCGAAGGAGTCCTCTCAACCCTGCAGCCTCCAGGCAGAGGTTCCGGGAGTTCCGCTATGAAGATGCGGCTGGGCCCAGGGATGTCCTGAgacatctccaggagcttgctggACAGTGGCTGCGACCTGATATTCACACGAAGGAGCAGATTGTGGAAATGCTGGTGCAGGAGCAGTTCCAGGCCGTCCTCCCTGAGGAGCTCAGAGCTTGGGCACTGAGGTGTCAGCCTGGGGTCAGAATCACCGGCTAAAATCTCACTGCTTCTTTTTCAGCCTACATATGAGAAGTGACCAAAGGCTCTCTTTGTTGCAAATCCAACTACAGTCATGAGAAATCTGAACCTTGATTTTCTTTGAGCTTGCCTTTGCTAGCTGTAATAAGAAGCaatgaaaacctttttttttttttttttgcctgaagcAGCTCTGTTTCCTGGCACTGTGAACTCCAAAATGAGTTTCCCTGCCCTCTTGTAAGGACAATCAGTCTGCTGCTTGTTTTTGCTCTGCTGAATGCCTCCCTTTTTGCACTTTGTGACATGCTTTAATATATAGTTTTTACGTATCCAAAGAGATGATTGCTTCAACTTTAATATTCTTGATTCTGGCTGTGGTGGCTTGAATGGAAGCTTCTGTAACCCCACCAGTAACTCATTTGGGGTATCCTTGAAATATTAAAGTTTgattcttaataaaaaaaaaaaaaaaaaaaaaaaaaaaaaaaatgacagaatgatctcttttcatttccaaggcaaaccattcaatatcacggtaatccaagcctatgccccaaccagtaatgctgaagaagctgaagttgaacggttctatgaagaccaacaagaccttttagaactaacacccaaaaaagatgtccttttcattataggggactggaatgcaaaagtaggaagtcaagaaacccctggagtaacaggcaaatttggccttgtaatgcagaatgaagcagggcaaagactaatagagttttgccaagagaatgctctggtcatagcaaacaccctcttccaaaaacacaagagaagactctacacatggacatcaccagatggtcaacactgaaatcagattgattatattctttgcagccaaagatggagaagctctatacagtcagcaaaagcaagaccaggagctgactgtggctcagatcatgaactccttattgccaaattcagacttaaattgaagaaaatagagaaaaccactagaccattcaggtatgacctaaatcaaatcccttatgattatacagtggaactgagaaatggatttaagggaccagatctgatagatagagtgcctgatgaactatggtctgaggttcatgacattgtacaggagacagggatcaagaccatgcctatggaaaagaaatgcaaaaaagcaaaatggctgtctggggaggccttacaaatagctgtgcaaagaagagaagtgaaaagcaaaggagaaaaggaaagatataagcatctgaatgcagagttccaaagaatagcaagaagagataagaaagccttcctcagcgatcagtgcaaacaaatagaggaaaacaacagaatgggaaagactagggatctcttcaagaaaatcagagatcccaagggagcatttcatgcaaagatgggcttgataagggacagaaatggtatggacctaacagaagcagaagatattaagaagagatggcaagaatacacaggagaactgtacaaaaaagatcttcacgaccaagataatcatgatggtgtgatcactcacctatagccagacatcctgaaatgtgaagttaagtgagccttagaaagcatcactatgaacaaagctagtggaggtgatggaattccagttgagctattccaaatcctgaaagatgatgctatgaaagtgctgcactcaatatgcctggaaatttggaaagctcagcagtggccacaagactggaaaaggtcacttttcattccaatcccaaagaaaggcaatgccaaagaatgttcaagctactgcacaattgcactcatctcacatgctagcaaagtaatgctctaaattctccaagccaggcttcaacagtatgtgaaccaagagcttccagatgttcaagctggttttagaaaaggcagaggagccaaagatcaaattgccaacatctgttggatcatagaaaaagcaagagaattcaagaaaaatatctacttctgttgcattgactatgctaaagcctttgactgtggatcacaacaactgtgaaaaattcttcaagagataggaacgccagaccaccttacctgcctcctgagaaatctgtgtgcaggtcaagaagcaacagttagaaccaaacatggaacagcagactggttccaaactgagaaaggagtacatcaaggctgtatattgtcaccctgcttatttaacttatatacagagtacatcatgtgaaatgccagggtagatgaagcacaagctggaatcaagattgccaggagaaatatcaataacttcatatgcagatgacaccactatttcggcagaaagtgaggaggaactaaagagcctcttgatgaaagtgaaagaggagagtgaaaaagctgacttaaaatgtaacactcaaaaaatgaaatcatggcatctggtctcatcacttcttggcaaatagatgagaaaacaatggaaacagtgacagactattttcttgggctccaaaatcactgcggatgatgactgcagccatgaaattaaaagatgcttgctccttggaataaaagctatggcaaacctagacagcatattaaaaagcagagatactactttgcccacaaaggtctgtgtagtcaaagctatttccagctgaagtagctcagctggaattccaatacctccactagcttcgtagtcatgtatagatgtgatagttggaccataaagaagaacttatacttttgaactgtggtgttggagaagactcttgggagtcccttgtactgcaaggagatcaaaccagtgaatcctgaacgaaatcaaccctgaatatttattagaacgactaatgctgaagctgaaactccaatactttggccacctgattcaaagagttgactcattagaaaagaccctgacgctgggaaagattgaaggaggaaaaggggatgacagggaatgagatggttgggtggcatcactgactctgtggacatgagtttgagcaagctccaggagatggtaatggacagggaattctggcttgctgcagtccatggggtcacaaagagtcggacaggactgaacaacaacaacagggatAGGGGTAAAGGGGACACTGCAAGCAtggtttaatttattctttttatgtacAAAGCCCTTACTTGCAGAGTTAGGAACTGATCCCAGGAGTTGGGCCAGAACATTTGTGTTTAGTGAAAGAAATGAGTTTCTTAAATtatccctttaaaaataattgcttGCAGTCATCCTCCTGGGGTGAATGCAGTCATCTGGGGTGTGAATGGGTAGGATAAACTTGGAAGGCTTGTTTTGGGGGCATGGTTTCACTGATGAATTTGAACACATGAAGCctctattaaaaatgaaatattaacaaGAATGGGTCTCAAACTTTGCAGAAAAATAGCCCATTATGTTtcctattaaaatgcagattcccaagTCCTACACCCAGTGTTGATTTAGCGGGCCAAAGAGTGGGCTTcagaaatcttcatttttttttttttactgttacatcattatcattattaatttttattgaaacatagttggtttacaatgtttcaggtgtatagctaagtgatttattttaagcatatttttgtttttcagattctttttccattatacattattataagatattgaatatagtcccctgtgctatgcagtaggtcgtGTTGTTTACTTTATACGTAGTAGTGTGTCtctgttaatctcaaattccCAATTTAGCCCTTCCCAACCCATTCcccttttggtaatcataagtttgttttctgggtCTGCGAGTCTagcagaaatctgcatttttgaAATGGCACCCAGATTGATATTTTTTGCAAGTTTTCTTCTAACCACACTTTAGAAATGTTGGCTAGGAAAAGAAGACTGCAGAGGGAAAAAACAATGGGATTATAAAAAGAACTGGGTCCCAAAAAgtcaagaaaggagagaaaaagacacagaacAGGTAGGAAAATAGAAAGCACAGAAGATGGTAAAATTAAGTCGGAATACATAAGTGACTATATTAAATGCAAACAGACAAAACCCACTATATACTATTTAGAGAGATAGTATAAAGTGtaagttgaaagtaaaagaatgaaaaaaagctgTCCCTgtggatactttaaaaaaaatctgtgactATATTATAAGGCATGAGTCAAAACTGACTTTAAAGAAAGTGGAGACAAGGCTATTTACAGCAATTGTCTCCATATGGAGGGGAATCAGAGGCACAGATCAGGGAGGGGATGCTCATAGGCTGAGTCCAGAGCAGAAACAAACAGGGTGATGACCTACATTTTCCTGCTGCAAGGAAATTTCCCCCTCCAAGTCTGTGCCGGATTTGTACTTGTGGGTGGCTTGGTGGTGGCAGTTCTCCTGGGTGGGTCTTCTTCACTGGCAGCTGCAGCTGTGGTCCAGGATGTTCGATGGAATATTCCTCGGAATTGAAGGGGAAGCTGCCCGTTGGGTGCAGTGGCCTCAAAGACTGTGCAGCCACTTGGTGGACTGAGCAGTACAAGTAGGGTGGGGAAAGTATCAGAGAGCTGGAGCCCACTTGGTTCAGCTGAGCGGAACTGTGAGCTTGGTTAATCAGAGCATATCTGCAGGGGGACCTTGAGCCATAAAGCAGCCTATGGGATTGGGAGTGGATGAAGTAATAACAGCCATGGTGTTGTCTTtcaaggagcttacagtctagaaAAGGGGCTGTCTACATTCTATCCAAAAGAAGTAGTTTGAAAATCGATCAGATGTGGAGGGCTTACCTGGCAGCTTCTGAGCACCTGCCGTTTTGGCTGCGGCCCCTTCCAACCTGGGCCGAGAGGGCTGACAATGCCTGTGCGAGCGTACTGGTATAAAAATAGCTTTCAGGTAACAGAAGTTACCATGCTCTCGCTTCTCTTATCTAAAGCAGCATGCTTGACTACATATTCGTCATCCTTTCTCTTATCCGCTTT is a genomic window containing:
- the LOC129621860 gene encoding SCAN domain-containing protein 1-like, which codes for METEGYPEMQRDGEVQNDEIRSPPNERMAEEPEGILIAPPQVQVPPESLDEDSEDDLETVPRRSPLNPAASRQRFREFRYEDAAGPRDVLRHLQELAGQWLRPDIHTKEQIVEMLVQEQFQAVLPEELRAWALRCQPGVRITG